A window from Salvelinus sp. IW2-2015 unplaced genomic scaffold, ASM291031v2 Un_scaffold3250, whole genome shotgun sequence encodes these proteins:
- the LOC112075586 gene encoding phosphate-regulating neutral endopeptidase PHEX-like: MEMEHLGVCVSKPEQGNSRVLKAALAACVCFCIALLLAVILVSQRANQDVFCLTPECIEAAGSILSKMDRAVSPCDDFYGFSCGGWLRDNPIPEDSSSYGVYPWLRQHVDITLKDLLEAPSESDEIEAVRKAKVFYRSCMDEAVLEKMDSGPLLKLLQQPEFHWPVLGEGLGGEWLWSPGRWDLLQTLAQIRNQHSKSVLIRLYIAPDDKNSTNYIIKLDQAL, from the exons ATGGAGATGGAGcatctaggtgtgtgtgtttctaaaccAGAACAAGGAAACAGTCGCGTCCTGAAGGCTGCGCTGgccgcatgtgtgtgtttctgcatcgCTCTGCTGCTTGCTGTCATACTGG TTTCCCAGAGAGCCAATCAGGATGTCTTCTGCCTAACTCCAGAATGTATTGAAGCAG CTGGTTCTATCCTCAGTAAGATGGACCGGGCTGTGTCTCCCTGTGACGACTTCTATGGGTTCTCCTGTGGTGGCTGGCTGAGAGACAACCCTATTCCTGAAGACTCCTCTTCATACGGCGTCTACCCCTGGTTACGCCAACACGTTGATATCACACtcaaag ACTTGCTGGAGGCTCCATCAGAGTCAGATGAGATAGAAGCTGTCAGGAAGGCCAAGGTCTTCTACCGCTCCTGTATGGACGAAG ctgtATTGGAGAAAATGGACAGTGGTCCTCTGTTGAAGCTTTTACAGCAGCCTGAGTTCCACTGGCCCGTCCTGGGGGAGGGGCTTGGGGGGGAGTGGCTCTGGTCACCAGGACGATGGGACCTGCTACAGACATTGGCTCAGATTAGGAACCAACACAGCAAGAGTGTTCTGATTCGCTTATACATCGCCCCAGATGACAAGAACTCCACCAACTACATAATTAAG